The following proteins are co-located in the Theropithecus gelada isolate Dixy chromosome 19, Tgel_1.0, whole genome shotgun sequence genome:
- the CACNG8 gene encoding voltage-dependent calcium channel gamma-8 subunit, whose amino-acid sequence MRTMEPTGAEPTGAGGEGCESAGTAPPPLPRWWPTAPRLPVVKLESLKRWNEERGLWCEKGVQVLLTTVGAFAAFGLMTIAISTDYWLYTRALICNTTNLTAGDDGTPHRGGGGASEKKDPGGLTHSGLWRICCLEGLKRGVCVKINHFPEDTDYDHDSAEYLLRVVRASSIFPILSAILLLLGGVCVAASRVYKSKRNIILGAGILFVAAGLSNIIGVIVYISANAGEPGPKRDEEKKNHYSYGWSFYFGGLSFILAEVIGVLAVNIYIERSREAHCQSRSDLLKAGGGAGGSGGSGPSAILRLPSYRFRYRRRSRSSSRSSEPSPSRDASPGGPGGPGFASTDISMYTLSRDPSKGSVAAGLAGAGGGGGAVGAFGGAAGGGGGGGGGGGGAGAERDRGGASGFLTLHNAFPKEAGGGVTVTVTGPPAAPAPAPPAPAAPAPGTLAKEAAASNTNTLNRKTTPV is encoded by the exons ATGAGGACCATGGAGCCCACTGGGGCGGAGCCAACGGGGGCTGGGGGCGAGGGCTGCGAGT CCGCCGGCACGGCCCCGCCCCCGCTGCCCCGGTGGTGGCCCACGGCCCCCCGGCTGCCCGTGGTCAAACTGGAGTCACTGAAGCGCTGGAACGAAGAGCGGGGCCTCTGGTGCGAGAAGGGGGTGCAGGTGCTGCTGACGACGGTGGGCGCCTTCGCCGCCTTCGGCCTCATGACCATCGCCATCAGCACCGACTACTGGCTCTACACGCGCGCCCTCATCTGCAACACCACCAACCTCACGGCCGGCGACGACGGGACCCCCCACCGCGGGGGCGGCGGCGCCTCGGAGAAGAAGGACCCCGGCGGCCTCACGCACTCGGGCCTCTGGAGGATCTGCTGCCTGGAAG GGTTGAAAAGAGGCGTCTGCGTGAAGATCAATCATTTCCCGGAGGACACGGACTACGACCACGACAGCGCGGAGTATCTACTCC GAGTTGTCCGGGCCTCCAGCATCTTCCCCATCCTTAGCGCCATCCTGCTGCTGCTTGGGGGCGTGTGCGTGGCGGCCTCCCGCGTCTACAAGTCCAAGAGGAACATCATTCTGGGCGCAGGGATCCTGTTCGTGGCAGCAg GCCTGAGCAACATCATCGGCGTGATCGTGTACATCTCGGCCAACGCCGGCGAGCCGGGCCCGAAGCGGGACGAGGAGAAGAAAAACCACTACTCGTACGGCTGGTCCTTCTACTTCGGCGGGCTGTCGTTCATCCTGGCCGAGGTGATCGGCGTGCTGGCCGTCAACATCTACATCGAGCGCAGCCGCGAGGCGCACTGCCAGTCTCGCTCGGACCTGCTCAAGGCCGGCGGGGGCGCGGGCGGCAGTGGCGGGAGCGGCCCCTCGGCCATCCTCCGTCTGCCCAGTTACCGCTTCCGCTACCGCCGCCGCTCCCGCTCTAGCTCCCGCTCCAGCGAGCCGTCGCCGTCGCGGGACGCGTCTCCCGGCGGCCCCGGGGGCCCGGGCTTCGCCTCCACGGACATCTCCATGTACACGCTCAGCCGCGACCCCTCCAAGGGCAGCGTGGCCGCGGGGCTGGCGGgggccggcggcggcggcggcgccgtGGGGGCGTTCGGCGGCGCGGCCGGGGGCGgcggcggaggcggcgg NGGCGGCGGCGGGGCGGGCGCCGAGCGGGACCGCGGGGGGGCGTCCGGCTTCCTCACGCTGCACAACGCCTTCCCCAAGGAGGCGGGCGGCGGCGTCACGGTCACGGTCACCGGGCCGCCCGccgcgcccgcgcccgcgccACCCGCGCCCGCCGCGCCCGCCCCCGGGACCCTGGCCAAGGAGGCCGCCGCCTCCAACACCAACACGCTCAACAGGAAAACCACGCCTGTGTAG